ACGGAATGCGCCACGgaacagcagcgacagcagctcACTCTGGGCTAGAAACACACGCAGGCCGCGGAAGTTGACGCGCATCTCGTCCATCTCGAGGGCCTCGACGGACTGCAGATCGAGCTGGCCGTCGTGGCTCAACTCGACGACCAGCTCGAGCGAGTCAACCTCGACGTCCATCTCGGCCGCCTCGGTGCGCGCCCCGAACGTGACGTTGGCGTTGTAGCGGATGGACAGCCGGCTGAGCAGAAGGTTGGCGCGGATGAGGGATCCTTCGGACGGAGTCAGGTTGATCGCGCGCAGGCTGGCCACGCTGCGCAGCGTCCCGTTGGAGAGGGCGGCCTCGCCGCTGAACGAGCCGAGGCCGACGCGGAAGACGCGGTCTTGGAGCACCACATCACGCACCGGCGCCGACTCGAGACTGGACAGCACCGCGCGGGCGGCCACCAGGGCTTCGACGGCCGGCTTGGGCGCACCGTGCACGGCCTCCGACAGCAGGCACAGGGCGAGCAGGCTGGCCGCGGCGTTCATTGCCGCCACCTGGGAAGGAGCATCGTCGCTGACTGCGCTCTGCGGAGGACGCGCGCTGTGTGCGGCGGCGGAGGAGGCTGGTCGTGGAAAAACAAGGCATCCCTCCCCCGGCCACTCCGCCCAGGAGCAAGGTCGCCGGTTGGTCGGGGAAACACGGCGCGCAATCATTGGGCACGCAGCCACGC
This genomic window from Amblyomma americanum isolate KBUSLIRL-KWMA unplaced genomic scaffold, ASM5285725v1 scaffold_173, whole genome shotgun sequence contains:
- the LOC144112474 gene encoding uncharacterized protein LOC144112474 codes for the protein MNAAASLLALCLLSEAVHGAPKPAVEALVAARAVLSSLESAPVRDVVLQDRVFRVGLGSFSGEAALSNGTLRSVASLRAINLTPSEGSLIRANLLLSRLSIRYNANVTFGARTEAAEMDVEVDSLELVVELSHDGQLDLQSVEALEMDEMRVNFRGLRVFLAQSELLSLLFRGAFRFDIEDEVVAVFEELLRELVDAYNVNNL